Proteins co-encoded in one Pleurodeles waltl isolate 20211129_DDA chromosome 1_2, aPleWal1.hap1.20221129, whole genome shotgun sequence genomic window:
- the LOC138257285 gene encoding streptococcal hemagglutinin-like encodes MSSPAVHEMSSVAVDEMSGVAVGEMSGLALDEMSSLAVDEMSSVAVDEMRSVDERSGVAVDEMGILAVGEMSSAAVDEMSSVAVDEMSSVDEMSGVAVDEMSSLAVDEMSSAAVDEMSSVAVDEMRSPAVHEMSSLAVDEMSGVAVDEMSAVDEMSSVAVDEMSSVDEMRGVAVDEMSSLAVDEMSSAAVDEMSSVAVDEMSSVDERSGVAVDEMSSLAVAVDEMSSLAVDEISSAAVDEMSGVAVEEISSPAVHEMSSLAVDEMSGVAVDEMSGVAVDEMSSVAVDEMSSVAVGEISSLAVGEMSRAVVDEMSSVDVDEMSSDGERSGVAVDEKSSLAVGEMSSVAVDEISAVAVGEMSSVAVEKMSSLAVDEMSGVAVDEMSSLAVGEMSSAAVDEMSGVAVDEISSVDERSGVAVDEMSSLALGNMSSAAVDEMSSVAVDEMSSVDERSGVAVDEMSSLAVGELSSAAVDEMSSVAVDEISSVDEMSGVAVDEMSSLAVDKMSSAAVDEMSG; translated from the exons ATGAGCAGTCCAGCTGTTCATGAGATGagcagtgtagctgtggatgagatgagcggtGTAGCTGTGGGTGAGATGAGCGGTCTAGCtttggatgagatgagcagtctagctgtggatgagatgagcagtgtagctgtggatgagatgagaagTGTTGATGAGAGGagcggtgtagctgtggatgagatgggCATTCTAGCTGTGGGTGAGATGAGCAGTGCAGCTGTGGACGAGATGagcagtgtagctgtggatgagatgagcagtgttgatgagatgagcggtgtagctgtggatgagatgagcagtctagctgtggatgagatgagcagtgcagctgtggatgagatgagcagtgtagctgtggatgagatgagaagCCCAGCTGTTCatgagatgagcagtctagctgtggatgagatgagcggtgtagctgtggatgagatgagcg CTGTGGACGAGATGagcagtgtagctgtggatgagatgagcagtgttgATGAGATGAgaggtgtagctgtggatgagatgagcagtctagctgtggatgagatgagcagtgcagctgtggatgagatgagcagtgtagctgtggatgagatgagcagtgttgATGAGAGGagcggtgtagctgtggatgagatgagcagtctagctgtgg ctgtggatgagatgagcagtctagctgtggatgagataAGCAGtgcagctgtggatgagatgagcggtGTAGCTGTGGAAGAGATAAGCAGTCCAGCTGTTCatgagatgagcagtctagctgtggatgagatgagcggtgtagctgtggatgagatgagcggtgtagctgtggatgagatgagcagtgtagctgtggatgagatgagcagtgtagCTGTGGGTGAGATAAGCAGTCTAGCTGTGGGTGAGATGAGCCGTGCAgttgtggatgagatgagcagtgtagatgtggatgagatgagcagtgatGGTGAGAGGagcggtgtagctgtggatgagaagagcagtctagctgtgggtgagatgagcagtgtagctgtggatgagataagCGCTGTAGCTGTGGGTGAGATGAGCAGTGTAGCTGTGGAGAagatgagcagtctagctgtggatgagatgagcggtgtagctgttgatgagatgagcagtctagctgtgggtgagatgagcagtgcagctgtggatgagatgagtggtgtagctgtggatgagataagCAGTGTTGATGAGAGAagcggtgtagctgtggatgagatgagcagtctagctCTGGGTAATATGAGCAGtgcagctgtggatgagatgagcagtgtagctgtggatgagatgagcagtgttgATGAGAGGagcggtgtagctgtggatgagatgagcagtctagctgtgggTGAGCTGAGCAGTGCAGCTGTGGACGAGATGagcagtgtagctgtggatgagataagCAGTGTTGATGAGATGagcggtgtagctgtggatgagatgagcagtctagctgtggataagatgagcagtgcagctgtggatgagatgagtggTTGA